The proteins below come from a single Pleuronectes platessa chromosome 1, fPlePla1.1, whole genome shotgun sequence genomic window:
- the LOC128426985 gene encoding circadian-associated transcriptional repressor: MSTSDSDYSIDWLASDEEDYDNRSSPQDGAEQVSPSSSSSSSGEPPAAAAHSDSSDCKDGGSPSLSPLQGFTSVSPQQPLPVESRGSNRKRPHNASLNGLCEEPQEDTGEELFSLKCSQLQSYVPPLSSILRSLRSGRYSERLSTFQESVAVDRIQRILGVLQNPHMGGRFLSIVLKIEEMLQSWFPHIKSNPQTDDSSSAKKQKHHHHSASPLPPPPPPPAAPAAPAPCSSDVEPTASFSPPSPPSPPPLTSHVFTRLQSAQ, from the exons ATGTCCACCTCAGACTCGGATTACTCCATCGACTGGCTCGCCAGCGACGAGGAAGACTACGACAACAGGTCCAGTCCTCAGGACGGAGCGGAGCAGGTGTCTCCatcgtcttcttcgtcttcatcAGGAGAACCTCCGGCTGCAGCCGCTCACAGCGACTCCTCTGACTGTAAAGATGGAGGTTCTCCGTCACTCAGTCCACTTCAGGGATTCACTTCAGTTTCTCCGCAgcagccacttcctgtggagTCACGTGGTTCAAACAGGAAGAGGCCACACAACGCCAGTTTGAACGGACTCTGTGAAGAACCTCAAGAAGACACTGGAGAGGAACTGTTCTCTCTCAAG TGTTCCCAGCTGCAGAGCTACGTCCCTCCTCTGTCGTCCATCCTGCGCAGCCTGAGGTCCGGACGCTACTCTGAAC gtctCAGCACTTTTCAAGAGAGCGTCGCCGTGGACCGGATCCAGAGGATCCTGGGGGTCCTGCAGAATCCACACATGGG TGGACGCTTCCTCAGCATCGTACTGAAAATAGAAGAAATGCTTCAGAGTTGGTTTCCTCATATTAAATCAAATCCTCAGACGGACGACAGCTCGTCGGCCAAGAAGCAGAAG catcatcatcacagtgcctcccccctccctcctcctcctcctcctcctgctgctcctgctgctcctgctccctgCTCCTCGGACGTGGAGCCGAcagcctccttctctcctccttctcctccttctcctcctcctctcacctcacaTGTCTTCACTCGTCTCCAGTCTGCTCAGTGA